In Candidatus Anaeroferrophillus wilburensis, the genomic stretch CAGTCTTCCTGGCCAAAAGCGGCATACGGCTGTCTGCCGCGGTCGCCGCCACGGCTGCCGCCATGGAATGCAAACCAGTAAACCGCGCCAGCAGCCAGCAAAAGGACCACCACCAGCAGCATATTTTTACTTTTCATGATCTCCACCTTCTCCTGTTTCGCAATCCGGCAGCCTCACTGGAGGAGGCGTTCCACCCGGCGTTTGATCCGCTGCCACCGCCAGCGCCAGCGGATCAGGCCGATGATAATCAGCAGCAGCGGCACCAGGAGAATATTGGCATAGGCCACCATCTGCTGCCAGAGGGGATCAATCTCGGTCAAGGGCCGACTTCCGAGCCCTCGGGAGCGGATGCCGATCAGTCCCTGATCCTGCAGCAGCCAGTCGACAGCATTGAAGAAGAAAGAGGCCATCAGCCCGTCGAGATAATCATCTTTCATGAAGCTGCTGCAACCGACCACCAGGATGCGGCCTTGACCGGTGGCGGCGACCAGGTTTTTTTGCAGCTCTTCGGGGGCCGTTTTCGCTTTGGCTGTTTCGACAGTTTTCAGGTCCTCTTCCGCTACCGCAGATTCCTCTTTCCCCGCCGGCGGCGCCACAGGCAGCGGCCGGTCGGCAAAGTAACTCTTCAGCTCACCGGTTACCGCCGCGGCCACCACATAGGGGCCTTCATGAAAGCCGGAGACATCAGGCTGGGTATAGGGGTCAATGGAAAACTCCTTGGTCTGCAGTTTACTCTGCGCCGATGAACGGACCAGCCAGGTAAACTCTCCGGCAGCGCCATCCACTTGCTCCACCGTGCTGACAAAGGGGAAATGAAGATTCTGAAAGTCGGAAACCATCACCTGATCATGGTTCACATCGACGAGGCTGGGGAAGAGGGGATAGTTGACCAGGTTTGAAACCATGAACTGCCCCTGGCGGCTCTGGACAGTAATCCGCTCATTGCGGGCATCCATCAGCAGGTCGGTGTTGATCCGCACGCCATAAGCCTGCAGCAGGTCGTTGAGATTATTTTCCTGGTTGCGCCAGGCGGCCATCACCTGCAGATTGGTCTCCAGAGGACTGGCGAAAAAGGCCACCCCTTTGCCGGCCATAACATAGCGATCAATGAGCAGCAGTTGCCAGGGCGTCAGCTTCTTTTCCGGCGCCAGCACCACCAGGGCATCGGCCGGCTCGCCCAGGGTTTTCTCCTCGGCAAGATCAAGAAATTCCACCGTATGCTGCTGTTCCAGGGCCTGGATAAGCTGGCTCAGTTCTCTTCTGGCCCGCGGAATATTGCCGCTGGCAATGGCCACCCGCGGCTGCCGTTCGGCTGTCAGTTTTTTCATCAGGCTGGTAAACTTATAATCCAGGTCCTCGGTCTTCTGGACGTAGGGAATCACCTCGTTTTTGTCCTGGTAGTAGAACGCCATCCCCAGGTAGCAGTTTTTCACCTCCAGTTTATTGCTGGATACATCGGTCAGCTGAATCTGCGGGATGCCGATCATCTGCATCTGCTTCTTCAGTTCGGGGTCCAGGTCAGGGTCGACAAACTCATAACGCAGGCGACTGCCGGTGAACACCTGGTATTCCTCCAGCTTTTCGGCAATATAGCGGCGGTAGTCGCTGTAGGGAAAGGGCAGCTCGGTGGAAAAATAGACTTTGACTTGGAGCGGATCTTCGAGGCTTGCCAGCAGTTCCCGGGTATAGGAGGGCACCGTGTAGATCTGCCCGTCACTGAGATCGTAGCGCTGATAATACCGCTGAGAGATCAGGTTGACAAACACCAGAATCCCCGCCAGGGCCAGCAGGGCAATGAAGGCATTGACGCCATATCTTCTTTTCATATCCATGACTATCCCCTCCACTTCCGACGTTGAACCAGGTAGAGGGACCAGGCAAAAAAGAACATGACCACACTCAGGTAATAGATCAGATCACGGCTGTCGATAACTCCCCGGGACAGGGCTTTGAAATGGTTGTCGACACTGAGAAAACCGGCCATCCGGGCAATGGCGGGCGGCATCCAGACAATAAATTTATCGAGGATAAAGAAGCAGAAGGAAACCAGAAAGCTGAGGATAAAGGCCGACAGCTGGCTGTTGACCATGGTACTGGCCCAGAGGCCGATTGCCAGGTAGAGAGCCCCCATGAGGAGCAAACCGAGATAACCGGTGGCCAGTGCCCCCAGGTCGGGCTGGCCCAGGGCGAGGATGGTCAGAGCATAGGGAAAGGTCAGCAGCACCGCCAGCGACATCAGCAGACAGGCGGCGGCATACTTGCCGGCCAGCACCGCAAAAGAGGTCACTGGATAGGTGAACAGCAGTTCCGCCGTGCCGCTTTTCTGCTCCTCGGCCACCAGTCCCATGCTGATTGACGGCGCAAAAAAGATAAACATCAGCGGCGCCATACTGAAAAAACCGCGCAGCGATGCCTGCTGGTCAAAAAAGAGGTTGGCGGAAAAGAACCAGCCACAGATCAACAAATAGACAACGATAACGATGTAGGCAACCGGCGAATTAAAGAAAGCGGCTAATTCACGGGCACCAATAGTCCATATCTTTCTCATGCCACCCTCCTGCTCTCCGCCTTGGCTGCAGGTTCACCCAGGGTCAATTGTTTAAAAACA encodes the following:
- a CDS encoding GldG family protein, whose product is MDMKRRYGVNAFIALLALAGILVFVNLISQRYYQRYDLSDGQIYTVPSYTRELLASLEDPLQVKVYFSTELPFPYSDYRRYIAEKLEEYQVFTGSRLRYEFVDPDLDPELKKQMQMIGIPQIQLTDVSSNKLEVKNCYLGMAFYYQDKNEVIPYVQKTEDLDYKFTSLMKKLTAERQPRVAIASGNIPRARRELSQLIQALEQQHTVEFLDLAEEKTLGEPADALVVLAPEKKLTPWQLLLIDRYVMAGKGVAFFASPLETNLQVMAAWRNQENNLNDLLQAYGVRINTDLLMDARNERITVQSRQGQFMVSNLVNYPLFPSLVDVNHDQVMVSDFQNLHFPFVSTVEQVDGAAGEFTWLVRSSAQSKLQTKEFSIDPYTQPDVSGFHEGPYVVAAAVTGELKSYFADRPLPVAPPAGKEESAVAEEDLKTVETAKAKTAPEELQKNLVAATGQGRILVVGCSSFMKDDYLDGLMASFFFNAVDWLLQDQGLIGIRSRGLGSRPLTEIDPLWQQMVAYANILLVPLLLIIIGLIRWRWRWQRIKRRVERLLQ
- a CDS encoding ABC transporter permease, whose protein sequence is MRKIWTIGARELAAFFNSPVAYIVIVVYLLICGWFFSANLFFDQQASLRGFFSMAPLMFIFFAPSISMGLVAEEQKSGTAELLFTYPVTSFAVLAGKYAAACLLMSLAVLLTFPYALTILALGQPDLGALATGYLGLLLMGALYLAIGLWASTMVNSQLSAFILSFLVSFCFFILDKFIVWMPPAIARMAGFLSVDNHFKALSRGVIDSRDLIYYLSVVMFFFAWSLYLVQRRKWRG